The stretch of DNA GTAGAACCCGCAATGAAATATTTTATCAACTCTAACTGCTTATTTCTCGATAACTTACAATGCTTTATATACATCAATAACTCCTAACAATTTAAATGTTAGGTGTCAGCCCCTAGAAATAAGTTACAATGAGTTCACTTGCGAAATTTGGCTGAACGACATCTTTTTATTAGCCAAGCCGCATCATAATTCTGAAAATGAACAAGTTATGAAATATCTTTTCAAGACCCCCAACAAACTAATTTCAAAAGATGAATTTAGGGCTAACAACATCAAATATGACAAACGGCCATCACAAATTATTAGCGACTTAGGCTTCAAGGGTGGTTTAGCAAAGGTCTTTTTTACGGCATCGGAAAAGGGTATCACCTTCCATAACCCTGTCTCTGGTGGCAAAGTCTTTGGAAAAAGCGTCATGGTATCACTATCGCCGTATATGGAGTTTTGGCCATTATCTTCGGCACGGCACTTAACGCGCCCTATATGGATGCTCCAAAAGTGATAGATAAACAAACAATCCAGCGTCACCGTTTGGCTGACCTTCAACAATTCATGACTGATAAAAAGCCGCTTGCTATCAAACGAACCTTAGAGGATCTCCAAGGCTATCAGTTTGCTAATCTCGATGAACAGGCGAACTTTGAAAAAATCTACAGCAAAGCTACAGAATATCTCGCCTCTCCCACCGCTGCGAAACGAATTAAGGAATTGGAGAAAGAACAAAAAATAGTCCGCCAAAAAGCGGAAAAGGCGCGTCAAAAGGCCGAGACAAAAGCCAAGCGTGAGCAAGTCCAAAAGGCAAAGCTGGAGGCGCGATTAGAGAAAGAAGCTAAAAAGCTACTCAGAATCAACTATCCGAAAGAGACTGAGACAAACTTTCTCAAGCAAGGCATGGACGTTTACATCACGGTTGAGGGCCGAAACAAAGACATCCTACGCCTGAAATACGTTCTATTCAGCCGGCCGCTCGTCTATCAGATCACTAATCAAGGCAGGCTCATGCACACATGGAAAACGCTTGGCTTCAAGAAAGTGATCTTCGACACCGGCTACCGCAGGCACTGGGATATTGACCTGAGAGATTAGCTCACTTCCTCAAGGTTTTGTAAAAATGAGAATCGTCATGATTCTGTAACGAATGGAGAGTATAATTCGGTTAATGAATTAATTTTGAGGCTCGTATGCCCGAAGAAAAACCTATGACAGCAGATATCAGCCCCCATACGGGGTGGCCGATTGTGCATAGCCTGGGAGCAGGCCGACCTATGAATGATAGACGCTTTCCGTCTTTGGATAGGTTTGTGAGCCTTGATGAAAACAATGTTCCACACTTAACAATAACACTACCTCCCGTCGAAAACGAAGAACTTGAAACTGCCATAGGCTTATCTCCTGCCGAAATTAGTCGAAAATACATGGAGGCGTTAGCGGAGCGTATGTCCGTGGCTTATGGCACAGAAGCATCAATCAGTGTTGACGAGGGTGATGGGCGCATAGGGGTAACCGTACCGCTAGACTATGATTTATCCGAATACCGTGATGCGTTGTTATATGAAGATAAGCGCTTAATGGCTTTAGGAGAAAACAAGAATGTAGCCGAACTGGTCTATTTTGAGACTGTAAAAAGAGAACTCGCGGATGCGTTTACCTTTGCCAAATATGACTTGGTTAATGCAATTCCACCTCAGGACTTACAAAACACTGCGCAAACTGCGTTATATGTATTAGAATCAAAGAAAGAGCAAGGTAAAAAATCAGCCATTCAAATGGCTGAGGACCTTCCTGATCTTTTGAAGAAACTATCTGATAGTCCAGAGACTGTTGATGAAATCGTCGCTGGGGTGTTACCCGAAGGAGTTAAAATTCCAGAAGGAGGAGTAAAGTTCAGTTTAGCAGGAACTGGACGTAGCGGCATCTTCCTGAAAACGGATATACCCGAACATGGTGAGATTGTAGTAGGGCTACGAACTGGGCGTACCGTTAGAGCCATGAACCCTACTCAATTACAGGCCCTAAAACAGTTTAAAGCAGGTGAGTTTTGGATCGAAGTTTCTCCTGCGTTGGATACGAAAAGAACAACGCCAGAGCATTTATCCGAGTTAAAACACGGAACAAGTTCTTATGTCAGTCCGAAAGGACAGAAATACTATATCAACGACCCTGAGGTACGAAATATCGGCCTTGCTGCAAATGGCAAACCATACTACTTGGATGGAGATGGCATATCACCCGATGGTGAAGCAAATCCTGCTGCTTATCAGGGGGTGGTACAAACGCAGTGGGTGCGTGAAGATGGATCATGGGAGCAATATCACGACTTTCAGGCAATGCACCAAACATATGATTCTCCCTTACACCAACAAGGCGGAAAACTAACCTCTGCTGAAAAAGCGTCTGCCCCTACAAATACCCCACAACCTCTCACGCAAGAAGTTCTTCAGAATTATGTTGCAGAGAACGTTACGCCACCCGCTGACTTTGCAGATTACGATTCAGAAAATATCGAGATAGTCGTCCGCGACTCTATCATGAACTGGCTGAGTGGCCTGAGTCAGAAGAACACAGATTTCGAGAAATACTTTGGCAACTTAGAAACGTTGGACGATATAGAAACAATAGTCGGGCGCTTACAGCCTGAAATGGTTGCATTTGAGACGCAAAGAAGAGCGTCAGGCGTGGATATGCACACGACTGCGGATTCATGGGTGCAGCCGCGTTTGATAGAGCACCTTAAAGCTCATCCGAGGCTTCCTACTGAGCTGGAGATGCCAAAACCGGCCGTTATAGAGCAAGAAGAGAAAAGCCTTCCCAATGGTTGGGAAACAACTGAGCGCTATAGCAGCACAAAGGGGAGTCTTGAGTTCATTAACCCTAAATTTGTGTCTGAGTCTCCCGAAAATAGAGCAGTTCTGGCCAAAGGCGCAAAGTGGAAACTTCACATCAATGTGCCAGATAATAGAAATGACCCGCTCACGAAGGAAATCACCGACTATCTTCTTACTCGAAATGATTTAAGTAGCTTTAAGATTGGTGTTGGTGACGAAGATTTTTTAAATAATGGAAATCAGCCTGTTTATAACGGTATGACTGTTTATGTCGGCTCTCATGATGAGGCACGTAAGGTTGCCGAGGAGGTTTCTACAAAATTCGCAAATAAACTTCAAGAGTACGAAAACGGAAAAGCCCCTGGTCAGGAAATGTATGTGTTACCGGGAATAAGTATGCGCTTTGATGCTAAATCCTATGCTCACGCCAAGAACCAAGATGGAGATTATCAATCCTATGGAAAGTACGGTGCAGGAGGAATCTCTGAACTATCTAGCGACGCTGCCAAAACACGATTCTGTAATCAGGTTCTTAACAGTGGAGGTAAGTACCCGTTTGAGGGAAAAGAGGCAGAACAAGTCGCTACATACGAGAGACTCGCTAAGTTGAATATGGATAGACTCGTCGATGAATTTGGCGATTACCTTTTGGGTGAAGATGCAACTCAAAAATATCTCGATTCAGGTCGTAAGATAGAGGCCTTGCCGCAATGGGCGAATGACTGGTGTAGCCTCAAATGGAAAGACATGTCCAGTAGTCCATCTGTTATTCAGCAAAATAAAGAGACGGCAGCAGGAGTCACCCCAAAGCCAGTAAGTAAAATAGTAGTAGAACCGTCTAATCCGGCACCTCCGAAGTCAGAACCAGAGTCACCTAAAGTAGTAGAACCGCCTAAACCTGCAACTGATACAGCAGATAAATCAAAAAGCAGCGGCTTCACAATGACGAAAGCTCTTGTGACTCTCGGTGCCACTGGAACAGCCCTATTCGTAGGCAAAAACAAAGAACCCGAAGAGCGTGATCCTGATGCGCCAAAGCCCAACTGGTTCCAGCGCAACTTCAAAACTTTCTTGAAGATTATTGGCGCGGCTATCGCCATTGATGTAGGCTTATCCATGGCCACCAAGCATGAGTCATACACCATGAAAGCTGGAAATGAGGTTGTTGGAAAGTTCACCGCCATGCTCGCAGGTGAATCAAATAGCACCGAGCGGAAGCTTTAAATTACACCAAGTGCGACTTATTTGCGACTTGAAGCCGCTCCATTTATCTTAATATACTGATAAATATAAAGAAAAATGGCTGGGGTACCTGGATTCGAACCAGGGATCACGATACCAAAAACCGATGCCTTACCGCTTGGCCATACCCCAGCACCGAGAAGTCTTTTAGCCTAAGTTTTTCGCTACGGCAAGGACGTTTCGTGCTTTATCCACTCTAAATAGTGCAATTGCCCGTCAATAATCGGCCAAACCACCACACATGGGCACTCATAAGAGTGCATTTGGGTGATTAAAGCGATGGCTTGCCGTTGCTTATCTGCTGTCGTTTTCATGATGGCGCCATATTCAAACGCTTGCTCACGCTTACCTTCCCACCGATAGTAGGAAGTCACTTCCGAAGAAAGGTTGGCGCAAGCAATCAGATGAGCCTCTAGCAGCGCATCAATGACCTTCTCTGCCTCTTCCTTAGTCGGAAAAGTCACATAGAGACTTACATATTCCATTGGCACACTCCAACCTCAAGAATAGGCGAGTAAAGCACGCAGCCTAGGTTTCTGGCGTAAAGCCTGCACGGGGTTTGAGCGCCTATCATAAAGCCCGTTGTTCGCGCAGTTTCGCCCAATATTCGAGACGCTTTTGGATATCACGCTCAAAACCGCGTTCTACCGGGCGATAATATTCTGGAGAGCCCATGTCCTCAGGGAAATAACTCTGACCTGAGAAGCCATCTGGCATATCAGGATCATATTGATAGCCTTCACCATACCCCCCTTCTTTCATCATCTTTGTGGGTGCGTTAAGAATATGCGCCGGCGGCATGAGCGACCCATTCGCCTTGGCATCTTTAGCCGCAGCCTTATAGGCCATATAAGCCGCATTCGATTTCGGGGCCGTTGCGAGATAAACAACCGATTGCGCCAGCGCCAGCTCCCCCTCAGGTGATCCTAAGAAGGAATAAGCCTGTTGCGCGGCCATACATTGGCTCAACGCGTTTGGATCCGCCATGCCAATATCTTCAACGGCCATACGCACTAACCGACGCGATAAGTAGAGCGGATCTTCGCCGCCATCCAGCATCCGGCAGAACCAATAGAGCGCGGCCTGCACGTCTGAGCCTCGAACCGCCTTATGCAGTGCTGATATTAAATTATAGTGGCTCTCTTGATGCTTATCGTAAACGGGAGCACGTCGGCCAATAAATTGTGCAAGCGCCGCTTCATCCATTTCTTGTTCACCGCTCGTCGCCAGAACCTCTTCCGCCATATTAAGCAAAGCGCGGCCATCTCCATCGGCCATGGTGACAAGGGCAAGCTTTGCGCCTTCGGTCAATGGCAGCGCCCTGCCCTCCGCCTCCGCCGCACGCGTGAGTAGCTGCAATAATGCGTCTTCGCTCAAACGCTTCAACACCACAAGCTTACAGCGCGAGAGCAAGGCCGCGTTTAATTCAAAAGAGGGATTCTCCGTTGTCGCGCCAACCAGCGTAATCGTACCATCTTCCACTACGGGTAGAAAAGCATCCTGCTGAGCGCGGTTAAAACGGTGAATCTCGTCCACAAATAAAATAGTGCGCTTACCATCCTTCGCCATCTGACGTGCTGCTTCGAATTGCTTCTTCAGATCATTCACACCTGAGCTGACAGCAGAGGCGCTCATTAACTCGCAATCGCTAACATCAGCCAAGGCACGCGCGAGGGTCGTCTTACCACACCCAGGAGGCCCCCACAGGATCAACGAGGCGACTTTACCACTAGCAAGCATCCGGCCAATCGCCGCATCTTCTGCCAATACATGATCTTGCCCGACAATCTCATCAACCGAGCCCGGACGCAGCCTATCAGCCAATGGCCCAGTATTTTCAGTGACTGCTTCGAGTAAATCCATCACTGCAAATTAAACTGCTGGAGCATATAACTCAACACTTCGGAAGGCACTGCGAAGCCAATTCCGTGTGAGCCGCCGGATTGCGAGAAAATCGCCGCGTTAATGCCGACCAGCCTGCCTTGCATATCCACCAAAGCACCGCCCGAGTTACCCGGATTAATCGCGGCATCGGTTTGGATGAAGGCTTGTGACTTGGGGATCTTCTTTGATAACTCACCTACGCCACGCGCTAGAGCCGATACAATCCCGCTCGTCACGGTTTGTCCCACTCCGAATGGATTACCAATCGCGAGGACCAAATCTCCTACCTCTAACGAAGTGGAGCTGGCCAGCGGTAAGTAAGGCAGCTGCGCGCCTTCCGTATCCAACATCAAGATAGCCAAATCTGTTTCTTTATCGAGTGCGACAATGCGCGCAGGGAATTCGCGTTTATCATTGAGTACGACGGTGATCTCATCACTCTCAGCCACCACATGGCTACTGGAAACAAGAATCCCCTCTGGATGCACAATCACGCCAGATCCAAGCGATTGCACCACGCGCTCCTGCGTCAACTTACGTTGATGTGGCCGCGCACCAAAGAAACGCCGAAAAACAGGATCATTGTAAAAACGCGCGAGCGGCGTCGGCACCGTGACACGACGCTTTGTAAAAATGTTCACAACAGCAGGCGCTGCTTTCTTCACAACGGGCGAGAATGATAACTGCACCTGCGCTGGTGCAGTTGGCACTAAACGTTGCTGCGCCTGTGCCGGCGGCACAAAACAAAGCACGAAAAACGCTATAAGAGAGAAGAACCGCATGAGAAGTTTATAAAGCTCTCAACGAAAAAGGCCACCCTAAAGGGTGGCCTTTCAGAATAACTCCGTCGAGTTATTTTAGCTTAAGCCGTTGCGGCTTTAGCAGTTGTTTCTTCAGCCGGAGCTGTTTCGTCGTCGAACGTCATTACAGGGCCTGAATCTTTACCCTTTGCTGACTCGTCGCGATCAACAAGCTCGATGATTGCCATTGGCGCATTATCGCCATAACGGAAACCGGCTTTAAGGACACGTACGTAACCGCCTTGACGGTCTTTGTAACGTTCCGCAAGCACATCAAATAGCTTCTTAGCTTGTGCGTTATCAGCAAGTTGAGCAACCGCTTGACGACGGTGATGTAATTCACCTTTTTTACCCAAAGTAATAAGCTTCTCAACGATCGGCTTAAGTTCTTTAGCTTTCGGCAAAGTCGTTTTGATTTGCTCGTGCTTAATCAGCGATGAAGCCATATTCGTCCATAGCGCCTTACGGTGCGTAGAAGTACGATTTAGCTTACGGCCTTTCATGCGATGTTTCATGATTTAATCTCCAATATTTCCTAAAGAACCCTAGTATGGCTCTTCGTATTTGCGTGCTAGTTCTTCGATAGACTCAGGCGGCCATTCCGCTACATCCATACCGAATTTCAAGCCCATGTTAGAAAGAACGTCTTTAATTTCGTTCAATGACTTACGACCAAAGTTTGGCGTTTTAAGCATTTCAGACTCAGACTTAAGAACGAGATCACCGATATAAACGATGTTATCATTCTTCAGGCAATTCGCTGAACGAACAGAAAGCTCGAGTTCGTCTACTTTCTTCAGCAAGTAAGGGCTGAATGGAAGCGCGTTCTCGTCTTCTTTCACTTCTTGCATCGGCGTATCTTCGAAGTTGATGAAGAGACGAACCTGATCCTGCATGATACGAGCTGAAAGTGCGACTGCGTCTTCTGCTGTGATAGAACCATCTGTTTCAACAGAAAGAGAGAGTTTATCATAATCAGTGCGCTGACCAACACGTGCGTTATCGACTTTGTAAGATACTTTACGTACCGGGCTAAAGAGCGCATCGATAGGAATCAGACCAATTGGAGCATCTTGTTGCTTGTTATCTGCTGCACGCACATAACCGCTACCGACTTCAACTGTTAGTTCCATATCAATTGAACCATCTTTATCCAAAGTACAGATAACGAGGTCAGTATTGATGATTTCAACATCAGCGGGGCATTCGATTTGCGCTGCAGTCACTTCGCCAGCACCTTTTGCTTTAAGCGTCAACTTACGACGTTCTGGCGATTGGCCTTTAATGCGAAGGTCTTTGATGTTCAAAATGATGTGAGTTACATCTTCACGTACGCCTTCAATCGAAGAGAATTCGTGCAATACGCCTTCAATTTTGATTGAAGTCACTGCAGAACCTTGCAAGCTAGAAAGCAAGATACGGCGCAGTGCGTTGCCAAGGGTGTAACCAAAACCACGTTCGAGTGGCTCAGCAACTACATCAGCACGGCTGAGAGATTTATCTTTTGGCAATACGTCGATCGTGCTTGGTTTGATCAGATCTTGCCAGTTTTTATTCAAAATAGCGGACATTGAATTATACTCCGTTTATTCGTTTCGGTAGCCTTCTTATACAGAAGGTGAACATATTACTATTAAACGCGGCGACGTTTAGGCGGGCGGCAACCATTATGCGGGATAGGTGTAACATCTTTGATCGATGTCACATTCAAGCCAGCAGCTTGCAACGCACGAAGAGCTGATTCACGTCCACTACCTGGACCTGTTACAATCACTTCAACCGTCTTTAGACCGTGTTCCATTGCTTTCACAGCAGCATCATCAGCCGTTAGCTGCGCCGCAAATGGCGTAGACTTACGAGAGCCTTTGAAACCTTTATGACCTGCAGAAGACCAAGCCAGCGTGTTGCCGCCTTTATCTGTTAGGGTAACAATGGTGTTATTGAAGGTAGCGATGATATACGCCTTACCTTCAGGGATGTTCTTTTTACCTTTACGCTTCGAGCGTGAAGCGGCTGTGGTTTTTTCTTCTGACATAATATTATCCTATGACCCTATTTTTTCTTACCAGCGATTGCCACTGCTTTACCTTTACGCGTACGCGCATTGGTATGAGTACGTTGACCACGTACCGGCAGACGACGACGATGACGTAGGCCACGATAGCAACCTAGATCCATCAAACGCTTGATGTTCATACTTACTTCACGACGAAGATCACCTTCTACAGTGTAATCAGCATCAATAGCCTCACGGACTTTGATCACTTCATCATCGCTATAATCTTTAGGGCGCTTGCTCTCATCAATTCCAGCTTTCACTAGAATCGCAGCAGCAAACTTAGGGCCAATACCATGAATATAAGTAAGCGAAATAATTCCGCGCTTATTATCAGGAATGTTCACACCGGCAATACGGGGCATAATATCTCCAAAATTAACAGTTTCTCGGGCCTCTTCCAGCCACAGGGAATCGGCACTATAAGAAGTGCCACGCTCAAGTCAACGGCTATTATGCAGTATCGAGTAGTTTTTCTATCTCGACTGTGACTTCTGTGATCGATGCCATTGCATCTACTTGCTTCAGCACGCTCTGCTGCTCGTAATAAGGCAATAATGGCGCCGTCATATCGCGATATGCTTCAAGACGCTTTGAAACCGTCTCTGCATTGTCATCTGAACGGCGGGAGAATTCCGTGCTACCACATTTATCGCACTTACCTGTCACGGCAGGAGCTTTGAATGTATCGTGATATCCGTCGCCACATTTGGCACAGGCAAAACGGCCTGCGATACGCTCTACAAGCGCTTCTTCATCTACTTTAAGCTCAAGCACCATGTTAAGCTTCAAGCCCTCTTGCTGGAAGAATTGAGTCAACGCTTCGGCCTGCCCTAGCGTGCGTGGGAATCCGTCGAGGATGAAACCATTGGCGCAATCCGCTTCCGTCACACGTTGGCGGATCATTTCGATCATAATATCATCAGACACAAGCTGCCCGGCTGACATAATCGATTTCAATTCATTGCCTAGATCAGAATCCGAAGCCGCTGCTTCGCGCAACATATCGCCGGTTGAGAGCTTCGGTGCATTCAACTTGGCTTTAATGTTATCGGCCTGAGTGCCTTTGCCTGCCCCAGGAGGGCCCAATAGAATCAAAATCATTTGCGTTTACCGCCTTTGCCTCGCAATTTCGCTTGTTTTAGCAACCCTTCATATTGATGAGCAAACAGATGAGACTGTATTTGACCCACAAAATCAAGAATCACATTAACCGTAATTAACAAGCTGGTGCCGCCGAGGAATAATGGCAACGAATATTTTGAAATCACGATCTCCGGCAATGCACAAACAAAGGCAAGGTATAGCGCGCCCACCACAGTAATGCGTGTTGTCACATAATCCAGATATTTCGCCGTCTGCGCACCTGGACGAATTCCAGGCACATAGGCACCGTTCTTTTTGAGGTTATCTGCCGTGTCATCCACGTTGAACACCACTGCTGTGTAGAAGAACGCAAAGAAGATCACAATGCCGGCATAGAGCGACACATAGAGCGTTGAACCATGCTGCAGATAAGATGTCACAAGTGTTAGCCACTCAGACCCCTCCCCGCCGCTATTAAAGCCTGCGATCGTTAGCGGGAACAAAAGAATGGAGCTTGCAAAAATGGGGGGGATAACACCGGCCATATTCAGTTTAATCGGCAGGTGCGTATTCTCGCCCTGATACTGTTTATTGCCCACTTGGCGCTTCGGATGCTGAATCACCACACGACGCTGCGCACGTTCCATGAACACGATAAACGCGAACAGAGCGATCAGCCCTACAAAGATAAGGATCAGCATCTCTGTCGCAATCACACCGGTACGCCCCATTTCGAACATACTGGCAATCGCCGATGGGAATTCCGCGATGATACCCACGGTAATGATAAGCGAAATACCGTTACCGATACCACGTGAAGTAATCTGCTCACCCAACCATACGAGGAACATCACACCACCGACCAACGTCGCCGTCGCCGTAAAGCGGAAGAATAAGCCCGGGTCAATCACTGCAGAAGCACCGCTACTGCCTGTCATGCTCTCTAGACCAACCGCAATACCAAACCCTTGCAATATCGCCAAGAACACCGTTCCGTAGCGCGTATATTGGTTTATTTTGCGTTTACCCGCCTCGCCGTCTTTCTTCAGCGCGGCTAGGTGTGGCGAGGCCACTGTCATCAGCTGGATAATGATCGAAGCCGAGATATAAGGCATGATCGTCAGAGCGAAAATCGTCATACGACCAAGTGCGCCACCCGAGAATACGTTAAACATTCCCAATACGCCGCTCGATTGCTGATCAAATATCTCTTTCAAGATGAACGGATCAATCCCGGGGATCGGAATAAACGACCCAACCCGTGCGATGATGAGCGCACCCATCACGAATAGTAGGCGTTGTTTCAGTTCAGTCGCACGCGCGAATACGCTTAAGTCCATATTCGCAGCCATTTTTTCAGCAGAAGAAGCCATAATCAGATGATTCTTTATGATATTATTTTTATGAGGGGCTTTTCTATCTGTAATAACACCCAATGTGAACCAGAATTTCACAATCTTTGGGTTTAAATATTCGGAACTTCACTTTTGCGAACTCAAGGCAAGGTTAGCACGGCTGCCCCGGCAACTTTCTAGTTAAGTATGCGCGGCATGTGAGCGCCACTTTTTAATTTACTTAGCCAGTAATAAGCAGAATACACCTCAAACAAAAAATGCCGCCTCGGATGAGAGCGGCATTTTTAGATTTGAATTGAAAGGACTAAATTACTTAGCTTTCTTATCCGCTTTTTCTTTTACAGGTCGTTCAGGACGTGCAGCGGCGTGTTTCTCAGCGGTTGCTGTTGTCTTTACAATAAGTTTCAAAGAACCACCGGCTTTGCTTACAACTGCTTCAGCAGATTTCGAAGCTTTTGTCACTTCGATGCTTAGCTTTGCAGTCAACTCGCCTTTGGCTAGCAATTTGATGCCGTTAGCATTCTTACGAGCTAAGCCTTTTTCGAACAAAAACTCTTCCGTAATTTTGTCAGATGCTTTGATGCGTTTATCATCTAATGCTTTTTGCAGCATGCCCGTGTTAATAGTTGAATACTCAACACGGTTACCGTTGTGGAAGCCACGTTTCGGTAGACGACGGTTAATAGGCATTTGACCGCCTTCAAAACCTTTGATCGCTACACCTGAGCGTGATTTCTGACCTTTATGGCCACGACCGGCTGTTTTACCTGTGCCTGAAGCGATCCCGCGACCTACGCGTTTACGGTTCTTTTTAGCACCTGCATTATCTTTAAGTTCATTGAGTTTCATAATATCCTCGTCTAACGCCGCCAACTTAATGAGCGACTCGCTCTTTAAAATTAATCTTCGATTTTCACCAAGTGGTGAACTTTATTGATCATACCACGAACCGATGGAGTATCTTCCAACGTACGTGTACGATTTATCTTGTTTAAACCCAAACCAATCAATGTTTTGCGTTGTGAACCTTCACGACCCGTCGCACTTGCGATTTGAGTTACCGTAACGGTTTTACCAGCAGGCTTTTTAGCCGCTACTTTTTTTGCTTCTGCCATGATCTGCCTCTATTCTTCGCTTGCGTCTGCGTTGAAATCGTTACCGTCACGACGGCTAACGATGTCACTGACTTTCAGACCACGTTTCGCGGCAATCGCACGTGGAGAACGAACATCATTCAATGCCGTCAACGTTGCTTTTACCATGTTATAAGGATTTGATGTGCCGGTAGACTTACAAACAACATCTTGAACACCAAGGGCTTCGAATACAGCACGCATTGGGCCACCCGCAATAATACCCGTACCTGCTGGAGCGGTACGTAATACAACACGACCTGCACCATAAGTGGAGGTAATATCATGATGAAGTGTGCGACCTTCTTTCAAAGGAACACGAACCATACTTTTCTTTGCAACGTCAGTCGCTTTACGAACGGCATCAGCGACTTCTTTTGCTTTACCCTTACCGTAACCAACTTTACCTTTACCATCACCAACGATAACAAGTGCGGCGAAACCAAAACGGCGACCACCTTTAACTACTTTTGCAACGCGGTTGATTGATACAAGCTTCTCAACGAGGCCATCACCGGCGTCGTCACGATGGTTTTGTTTATTCTGTCCGTGATTATTCATTTTCATCTATTCCTTAGAAATTCAATCCAGCTTCGCGCGCAGCATCAGCCAGCGCTTTAACACGTCCATGATAGATAAATCCACCACGGTCAAACTTAACGGTTTCAATTTTCGCGGCTTTAGCGCGTTCCGCAACAAGT from Rickettsiales bacterium encodes:
- the rpsE gene encoding 30S ribosomal protein S5; this encodes MNNHGQNKQNHRDDAGDGLVEKLVSINRVAKVVKGGRRFGFAALVIVGDGKGKVGYGKGKAKEVADAVRKATDVAKKSMVRVPLKEGRTLHHDITSTYGAGRVVLRTAPAGTGIIAGGPMRAVFEALGVQDVVCKSTGTSNPYNMVKATLTALNDVRSPRAIAAKRGLKVSDIVSRRDGNDFNADASEE